The following are encoded in a window of Paenibacillaceae bacterium GAS479 genomic DNA:
- a CDS encoding sodium/proton antiporter, CPA1 family: MEILLLVLVLLVLIGTSNVIQRLVPFLPVPIIQIALGIGVAYLPSLHHAPLNPELFFVLFIAPLLFNDGQITPREDLWRLRTPIILMALGLVFATVLIAGPFIHWMIPAIPLSAAFALAAILSPTDAVAVGSISSRAKLPGGIQRLLEGEALMNDASGLVAFNFAIAATVTGYFSLTTAVGSFIVIALGGLVLGAVLGFAAVWLRVWLRRLGMEDVTVHVLILILTPFLVFLAAEHLHVSGILAVVAAGIMHAVERDRVGPANIRLNVVANSTWSVILYCLNGLVFMLLGLEIPGVISTIWKDPSYNNGQVIGYIFATTVLLLLLRFVWVWVSERKWKLSLLTALSGVRGAVTLAGAFSIPLLLGDGSPFPERNLILFICAGVILLTLVVASVALPLLTREPGAGASGNAEAAAAEAERRARISVLEAGLHTVREEMREDNEAAALELKSDYAKRLQQLRRGLLIESEFRAAIVPLRLEALEVERKLAQEWLAEGRISPGLEAGIQTSLNQIELALTNRTKLIFSLVYGFFLRLFKLPGRFRKARRKAHPIMMAYVEFKQASIAAAKKRLREVETEYSHDLVMALLSHYEELELRLRNAGLPQNVTVSVTDRRELEQKAVQAERNEIQRLFEAGEIDRKLAGKLRVAVNFREASHFELEQMGTHASH; this comes from the coding sequence ATGGAAATTCTGCTGCTCGTGCTCGTGCTGCTTGTGCTGATCGGCACGTCCAATGTCATTCAGCGGTTAGTCCCATTCCTGCCGGTGCCGATCATTCAGATTGCGCTGGGCATCGGAGTCGCTTACCTGCCAAGCTTACATCATGCTCCGCTCAACCCGGAGCTATTTTTTGTGTTGTTTATCGCGCCACTTCTATTCAATGATGGACAAATAACGCCAAGGGAAGATTTATGGCGGCTGCGCACGCCGATTATACTGATGGCGCTCGGCCTCGTTTTCGCCACAGTGCTTATTGCCGGACCGTTCATCCACTGGATGATTCCGGCGATTCCGTTGTCCGCCGCTTTTGCGCTTGCGGCGATTTTATCACCGACCGACGCGGTAGCGGTCGGCTCAATATCTAGCCGTGCCAAGCTGCCGGGCGGCATTCAGCGGCTGCTTGAGGGCGAAGCGCTCATGAATGACGCTTCTGGTCTCGTGGCATTCAATTTTGCGATTGCGGCTACCGTAACCGGTTATTTTTCACTGACTACCGCTGTTGGCAGCTTTATCGTTATTGCCCTTGGCGGACTAGTGCTTGGAGCGGTGCTCGGTTTTGCCGCCGTCTGGTTGCGGGTGTGGCTGCGCCGCTTGGGCATGGAAGATGTGACGGTTCATGTGCTCATTCTGATTCTGACGCCGTTTTTAGTGTTTTTGGCGGCAGAGCATTTGCATGTGTCCGGCATTCTTGCCGTCGTTGCGGCAGGTATTATGCATGCGGTTGAACGCGACCGTGTCGGCCCTGCAAACATCCGACTTAACGTGGTGGCGAACAGCACTTGGTCCGTTATTTTGTACTGCTTGAATGGGCTCGTCTTCATGCTGCTCGGCCTGGAGATTCCTGGTGTTATCTCGACGATCTGGAAAGACCCGAGTTATAACAACGGTCAGGTGATCGGCTACATTTTCGCGACTACGGTTCTGCTGCTTCTGTTGCGTTTCGTCTGGGTATGGGTGAGCGAGCGCAAATGGAAGCTGTCCCTGCTGACTGCACTTTCCGGTGTAAGAGGTGCCGTCACGTTGGCAGGTGCATTTTCGATTCCGCTGCTGCTTGGCGACGGCTCCCCCTTTCCGGAGCGTAATCTGATTCTGTTCATCTGCGCTGGAGTCATTCTGCTGACGCTCGTTGTGGCGAGTGTAGCGTTGCCGCTGCTCACCCGCGAGCCGGGAGCTGGGGCAAGCGGCAATGCCGAGGCAGCTGCTGCGGAGGCGGAACGCAGAGCGCGCATTTCTGTGTTGGAGGCGGGGCTGCATACCGTACGGGAAGAGATGCGCGAGGATAACGAGGCTGCAGCATTGGAGCTTAAATCCGACTATGCCAAAAGACTGCAGCAGCTCAGACGCGGCCTATTAATCGAGTCCGAATTCCGCGCTGCCATCGTGCCGCTACGACTTGAGGCGCTGGAAGTTGAGCGCAAGCTTGCTCAAGAGTGGCTAGCCGAGGGGCGTATTAGCCCAGGGCTGGAAGCCGGGATACAGACCTCGCTTAATCAGATCGAGCTTGCTCTTACGAACCGGACGAAGCTGATTTTTTCGCTGGTGTACGGGTTTTTCCTGCGGCTGTTCAAGTTGCCGGGACGTTTTCGTAAAGCCCGCCGTAAAGCACATCCCATCATGATGGCCTATGTTGAGTTCAAACAAGCCTCTATCGCCGCCGCGAAAAAGCGACTTCGTGAGGTAGAGACCGAATATAGCCATGATCTCGTCATGGCGCTATTGAGTCATTACGAGGAGCTTGAGCTTCGTTTGCGCAACGCAGGGTTGCCCCAGAACGTAACGGTATCTGTAACTGACCGCCGCGAGCTGGAACAAAAGGCTGTTCAGGCCGAGCGCAACGAGATTCAGCGATTATTCGAGGCAGGGGAAATCGATCGCAAACTTGCCGGAAAACTGCGGGTAGCTGTCAATTTCCGCGAAGCGAGCCATTTTGAGTTGGAACAGATGGGTACACATGCCTCGCATTAA
- a CDS encoding Ribosomal protein S18 acetylase RimI, with translation MERDYSRLQTDGPSIMSMNISHYGGAFALWNRTEGLVLSKADSLEAIAAYLERNPGMSFVCLSGERVVGTVMCGHDGRRGYLYHLAVDEEFRGLGIGRLLAASSLERLGEAGIERCHLMVLEDNDGGAEFWSRAGWERRSGILLFSKDPERAADRTKEEEHAECT, from the coding sequence TTGGAACGCGATTATTCCCGGCTGCAAACTGACGGTCCCAGCATCATGTCGATGAACATTAGCCACTATGGCGGAGCTTTTGCCCTATGGAACCGGACGGAAGGACTTGTGCTCAGCAAAGCAGACTCGCTGGAGGCAATTGCCGCATATCTGGAGCGGAATCCCGGAATGAGCTTTGTATGTTTAAGCGGGGAGCGCGTCGTGGGAACAGTGATGTGCGGTCATGACGGCAGGCGCGGTTATCTCTATCACCTGGCCGTGGACGAGGAGTTCCGCGGACTTGGTATCGGCCGTTTGCTGGCTGCGAGCTCGCTGGAGCGACTCGGGGAAGCCGGAATTGAGCGATGCCATCTGATGGTACTGGAGGATAACGACGGCGGCGCAGAGTTTTGGAGCCGGGCCGGTTGGGAGAGACGCAGCGGCATCCTGCTCTTTTCCAAAGATCCGGAAAGGGCAGCCGATCGGACTAAGGAAGAGGAACACGCAGAATGCACTTGA
- a CDS encoding S-adenosylmethionine decarboxylase, with protein MKLTHEQVITLHGFNNLTKSLSFNMYDICYTRNKEERKAYLAYIDEQYNSERLNQILHHVSDIIGAHVLNTAKQDYEPQGASVTLLVSEGPVVEVPMEAFDESPGPMPSNVVLQLDKSHITVHTYPEYHPDEGISTFRADIDVSTCGEISPLKALTYLISSFDTDIMTLDYRVRGFTRDIMGHKLFIDHDISSIQNYIPDEAKELFQMIDVNVYQENIFHTKCKLKQFDLNNYLFGYTKDKLSPEEQAEITEKLKGEMDEIFYGKNIT; from the coding sequence ATGAAACTGACGCATGAACAAGTCATAACTCTGCATGGGTTCAACAATCTGACCAAGTCGCTCAGCTTCAATATGTATGACATCTGCTATACCCGCAACAAGGAAGAACGGAAAGCCTACCTCGCCTATATCGATGAGCAATACAACTCGGAGAGGCTGAATCAAATCCTCCATCATGTGTCCGATATTATCGGCGCGCATGTTTTGAATACGGCCAAGCAGGATTACGAGCCGCAAGGCGCAAGCGTTACCTTGCTCGTATCGGAGGGGCCGGTCGTAGAGGTGCCAATGGAAGCTTTTGACGAGTCTCCCGGTCCGATGCCTTCCAACGTCGTGCTGCAGCTGGATAAAAGCCATATTACTGTCCACACCTACCCGGAGTACCATCCCGATGAGGGCATCAGCACATTTCGTGCAGATATCGACGTGTCCACCTGCGGCGAGATTAGCCCGCTCAAGGCGCTCACCTACCTGATCTCATCCTTCGATACCGACATTATGACGCTGGACTATCGGGTGCGCGGGTTCACGCGTGACATTATGGGACATAAGCTGTTCATTGATCATGATATTAGCTCCATCCAGAACTATATTCCCGATGAAGCCAAAGAACTGTTTCAGATGATCGACGTGAATGTCTATCAGGAAAATATTTTCCACACCAAATGTAAGCTCAAGCAGTTCGATCTCAATAACTATCTGTTCGGTTATACGAAGGATAAGCTGAGTCCCGAGGAGCAGGCGGAGATTACCGAGAAGCTTAAGGGCGAGATGGACGAGATTTTCTATGGTAAAAATATAACTTAA
- a CDS encoding osmoprotectant transport system permease protein, translated as MPDTSVNFVDFVDYFWRNRGLMGEYFLQHVQMVTLGVLLALLVGVPLGVLCMKSRWLSRIILSITGILQVLPSLAMLVLLMLWMGLGNTTVTVGLFLYSLNPIVRNTYVGLQQVSSSLIDAARGVGMNRWQQLWRVRVPLALPYMMTGLRVAAVIAIGVATIAPLVGGDGLGRELYAGINGQNSLRIYAGAIPAALLAIVADIGLGALQRRLDPAHRSSRASSKRGSGGSSGKAAADQAVPPVPKAQG; from the coding sequence ATGCCGGATACCAGTGTTAACTTCGTCGATTTCGTGGACTATTTTTGGCGCAATCGGGGGTTGATGGGGGAATATTTCCTGCAGCATGTGCAAATGGTAACGCTCGGCGTACTGCTCGCTCTGCTGGTCGGCGTCCCGCTCGGCGTCCTGTGCATGAAAAGCCGCTGGCTTTCCCGGATCATTCTGTCGATCACCGGTATTTTGCAGGTGCTGCCATCCCTCGCCATGCTCGTGCTGCTCATGCTCTGGATGGGACTCGGCAACACGACCGTGACCGTAGGATTGTTCCTGTACTCCCTTAATCCCATCGTACGCAATACGTACGTCGGGCTGCAGCAAGTAAGCAGCAGCCTGATTGATGCGGCGCGCGGCGTTGGCATGAACCGCTGGCAGCAGCTTTGGCGTGTGCGCGTGCCGCTGGCGCTGCCTTATATGATGACCGGCCTGCGCGTCGCGGCCGTCATCGCCATCGGCGTTGCCACGATCGCTCCACTTGTTGGCGGCGACGGTCTTGGACGCGAGTTGTACGCCGGGATCAACGGCCAGAACTCGCTGCGGATCTATGCCGGGGCGATTCCTGCGGCGCTGCTGGCGATTGTCGCCGATATCGGCCTCGGTGCGCTTCAGCGGCGCCTCGATCCGGCGCACCGCAGCTCCCGCGCGAGTAGCAAGCGCGGCTCCGGCGGCTCCTCCGGCAAGGCTGCAGCCGATCAAGCTGTGCCGCCAGTACCGAAGGCACAGGGCTGA
- a CDS encoding osmoprotectant transport system substrate-binding protein: protein MRKAFMRKAVLPLFGALLLAGVAGCGNRPDLIIGAQTFTETKILAEMYKTLIEQNTGLEVKVIPDLAASPLVFNALDRGDIDLATLYSGEIFNNHFPIEQTKERAAVLRQAQEGFDKYYGFDWMDPLGFENTYAFTVREQVAKEKGYKTISDIKPDAATMRFGVDTSWLERVSDGYPAFQKEYGITFAKAFPMELSLVYTAVKNEQVDIVLAYSTDARLKAFQLKTLEDDRQFFPPYDASPVMRKEMQERYPGVKEAIQPLIGMMDIDTMVDLNYQVDIEKKSEREVALAFLKQKGLIQ, encoded by the coding sequence GTGAGGAAGGCATTTATGCGAAAAGCAGTCCTGCCCTTGTTCGGAGCACTGTTACTGGCAGGCGTTGCCGGCTGCGGCAACCGTCCCGATCTAATTATCGGAGCTCAGACGTTCACTGAGACTAAGATTTTGGCGGAAATGTACAAAACGTTAATTGAACAAAACACCGGACTTGAGGTGAAGGTCATTCCCGACCTAGCCGCCAGTCCGCTTGTATTCAACGCGCTCGACAGGGGTGACATCGATCTGGCGACGTTGTATTCGGGAGAGATTTTTAACAACCATTTCCCTATCGAGCAAACCAAAGAGCGTGCAGCCGTGCTGCGCCAGGCTCAAGAAGGCTTCGACAAGTACTACGGCTTTGATTGGATGGACCCGCTCGGCTTCGAGAATACGTACGCGTTCACTGTGCGCGAGCAGGTTGCCAAGGAAAAAGGCTACAAAACCATTTCCGACATCAAGCCGGATGCCGCCACCATGCGCTTCGGCGTTGATACCTCTTGGCTGGAGCGGGTGAGCGACGGTTATCCCGCTTTCCAGAAGGAATATGGCATTACTTTTGCCAAAGCTTTTCCGATGGAGCTCAGCCTCGTTTATACGGCCGTGAAAAACGAACAGGTAGACATCGTACTTGCCTATTCCACCGATGCCCGGCTCAAAGCATTTCAGCTGAAAACGCTGGAGGATGATCGGCAATTTTTCCCTCCTTACGATGCATCACCGGTTATGCGCAAGGAGATGCAGGAGCGTTATCCCGGCGTAAAAGAGGCGATTCAGCCGCTCATCGGGATGATGGATATCGATACAATGGTCGATCTGAACTATCAAGTAGACATCGAGAAAAAAAGTGAGCGCGAGGTCGCCCTCGCCTTTCTGAAGCAGAAGGGGCTGATTCAATAA
- a CDS encoding osmoprotectant transport system permease protein: MSGFFAFLIERLPDIMTALREHLTLSLAAVALGSAISLPLAVLLVHSRLPWLSSTVFFIANLLQTIPSLALLAILIPLMGIGTKPAILALLLYSIMPVLRNTYEGFRSVNPHVLEAARGLGYSSVQSLLRVQLPLALPYIMSGVRLTTVYIISWATLATLVGAGGLGQLIVAGMGVNQPYLIIAGALGAILLALVADLLLGWLESVLNRRFGMRGGAAA, translated from the coding sequence ATGAGCGGCTTCTTCGCTTTCCTTATCGAGCGGCTGCCCGATATTATGACCGCCCTGCGCGAGCATTTGACGCTTTCCCTCGCCGCAGTTGCGCTAGGGTCTGCCATCTCGTTGCCGCTTGCCGTGTTACTCGTCCATAGTCGACTGCCTTGGCTGAGCAGCACCGTCTTTTTTATCGCCAATCTGTTGCAGACGATTCCAAGCCTGGCCTTGCTTGCCATTCTCATCCCACTCATGGGCATCGGGACGAAGCCGGCCATACTTGCGCTGCTGCTCTATTCCATCATGCCAGTTCTGCGCAACACCTATGAAGGCTTCCGCTCTGTTAATCCCCATGTGCTGGAAGCGGCGCGCGGACTCGGTTATTCGTCCGTCCAGAGCTTGTTGCGTGTTCAGCTGCCGCTGGCACTGCCTTATATTATGTCCGGCGTCCGCCTGACGACGGTATATATCATTAGCTGGGCGACGCTTGCTACACTGGTCGGAGCCGGCGGGCTCGGACAGCTTATCGTAGCAGGCATGGGCGTTAATCAGCCGTACTTGATTATAGCTGGAGCGCTCGGCGCCATCTTGCTTGCCCTTGTCGCCGATCTACTGCTCGGCTGGCTGGAGTCGGTGTTGAACCGTCGCTTCGGCATGCGGGGAGGTGCTGCGGCGTGA
- a CDS encoding osmoprotectant transport system ATP-binding protein yields the protein MIQFQNVNKVYDDGFHALKNINLEFRKGEMTVLIGPSGCGKSTTMRMINRLVSPSSGSIKIDGSDILSIDPVELRRSIGYVIQSVGLFPHMTIARNVAIVPRLKRWTADKMSSRVDELLDMVGLKPELYRDRYPSELSGGQQQRVGVVRALAADPDIILMDEPFSALDPMSREQLQEDVARLQQELHKTIVFVTHDMDEALKIADRIVLMKDGEVVQSDTPDRILRRPANDFVRSFIGQKRLDQEQIVVASEQERESTSELGAAMHDTPSVDEVMITQPAVTYPSRGLAEAISTMERRKVDSLYVVDRQRKLLGSVSIYNVMDSYRDEDKTVADVMLPVRYSVVSGTPLTQAVELLAGHRLHNVAVVDESGRFIGLITRGSVVRHLAEQLPMMEYDQSDNSNDEPGQSRTDITPGMEPNISPSNSVPSLEPTGSTRENDSDDQDSESGREARS from the coding sequence ATGATTCAGTTTCAAAATGTAAACAAAGTGTACGATGATGGCTTCCACGCCCTCAAAAATATTAATTTGGAGTTCCGAAAAGGCGAAATGACCGTGCTGATCGGGCCGAGCGGCTGTGGTAAATCGACCACAATGCGGATGATCAATCGTCTCGTTTCCCCATCAAGCGGCTCAATTAAGATCGACGGCAGCGACATTTTGTCCATCGATCCGGTGGAGCTGCGCCGGAGCATTGGTTATGTCATTCAAAGTGTTGGCCTGTTCCCACATATGACGATAGCCCGCAATGTGGCCATCGTTCCCCGCCTTAAACGCTGGACCGCGGACAAAATGTCCAGCCGCGTCGATGAACTGCTCGACATGGTCGGGCTCAAGCCAGAGCTGTACCGCGACCGCTACCCATCTGAGCTAAGCGGCGGCCAGCAGCAGCGCGTCGGCGTTGTGCGGGCGCTTGCAGCTGATCCCGACATCATTTTGATGGATGAACCATTCAGCGCACTTGATCCCATGAGCCGCGAGCAGCTTCAAGAAGATGTTGCCAGGCTTCAGCAAGAACTCCACAAAACGATTGTGTTTGTCACCCATGATATGGATGAAGCACTCAAAATAGCCGATCGCATCGTGCTGATGAAAGATGGAGAAGTTGTTCAGAGCGATACGCCTGATCGCATCCTCCGCCGTCCAGCTAATGACTTCGTGCGAAGCTTCATCGGGCAAAAGCGGCTTGATCAGGAGCAAATTGTCGTGGCTTCAGAGCAGGAGCGGGAATCTACCTCTGAATTGGGAGCCGCCATGCATGACACCCCTTCCGTTGATGAGGTCATGATCACGCAGCCTGCCGTAACGTATCCGAGCCGCGGCCTTGCCGAAGCGATCAGCACAATGGAGCGACGCAAAGTTGACTCCCTGTATGTGGTTGATCGCCAAAGAAAGCTGCTAGGCAGCGTTTCAATTTACAATGTGATGGATAGCTATCGTGATGAGGACAAAACCGTGGCGGATGTCATGCTGCCTGTGCGCTATTCCGTCGTGTCCGGCACGCCGCTCACTCAAGCCGTGGAACTGCTTGCGGGGCATCGTCTGCACAACGTAGCCGTAGTTGACGAAAGCGGCCGTTTCATTGGCCTTATTACGCGAGGCAGCGTTGTGCGCCATCTGGCTGAGCAGCTGCCGATGATGGAATACGATCAATCCGATAACTCCAACGATGAGCCAGGACAATCACGGACAGACATTACTCCCGGGATGGAACCGAATATTTCCCCGAGCAACAGCGTTCCAAGCTTAGAGCCAACGGGCTCCACCCGTGAAAATGACTCCGACGATCAGGATAGCGAGTCCGGCCGGGAGGCTCGCTCATGA
- a CDS encoding Thioesterase domain-containing protein, which produces MDRDTMPSKLMVYHVAGVATYPSTFVECRKQLERILALHGTEASFETLFPYGDYSRSMWRQIWEVRSDLTRLVLPTRIGSKTMLREIERSHEGGPILLIGHSGGGVAAYQTARMLLRQGIPPEELRVAQIGSPKVPVDDALKASVGYFYAVNAAGKPADPITRIGSWAGWASGGSGRVPAWSRARHAPGHMQGLRVIGGHTNYFRHQLPYVDERSLSNLDKTVGAMAEWLKSSYFSSTLLKG; this is translated from the coding sequence ATGGATCGGGATACCATGCCGTCCAAGCTGATGGTGTACCATGTCGCGGGCGTAGCGACCTATCCGTCCACCTTTGTTGAATGCCGAAAGCAGCTGGAGCGGATCCTCGCGCTGCATGGCACGGAAGCCTCCTTTGAAACGCTATTCCCCTACGGCGATTATTCTCGCAGCATGTGGCGTCAAATATGGGAGGTTCGCTCCGATCTGACGCGCTTGGTGCTGCCTACGCGCATCGGTAGCAAAACGATGCTTCGCGAAATTGAGCGCTCGCATGAGGGAGGGCCGATTTTGCTTATCGGGCATAGCGGCGGCGGCGTGGCCGCCTATCAGACTGCCCGCATGCTGCTCCGTCAGGGCATTCCGCCAGAGGAGCTGCGCGTAGCCCAGATCGGCTCGCCGAAGGTGCCGGTGGATGACGCATTAAAGGCATCCGTCGGTTATTTCTACGCCGTGAATGCGGCCGGCAAGCCGGCCGATCCCATCACGCGAATAGGCAGCTGGGCCGGATGGGCAAGCGGCGGTTCGGGACGGGTTCCGGCATGGAGCCGCGCGCGCCATGCTCCAGGGCATATGCAGGGGTTGAGGGTGATCGGCGGGCATACGAATTATTTTCGCCATCAGCTGCCCTATGTGGATGAGCGCTCGCTGAGCAATCTGGACAAAACCGTCGGAGCAATGGCCGAGTGGTTGAAGTCGAGCTATTTCTCAAGTACACTATTAAAAGGTTAG
- a CDS encoding hemolysin III produces MANTHTYSRREEVANAITHGIGTVLSIAALVLLIVFASWKGTAMHVVSFTIYGTAMLLLYTASTLVHSFREGKVKDFFEVLDHSFIYVFIAGTYTPLMLHTIGGKLGWTLFGIVWGLAVAGVVFKSFFVKRFLFTSTILYILMGWMVVFAWGPLTESLAPTGLTLLIAGGLSYTFGTIFYMWRSFPYHHAVWHLFVLAGSVLHFFTILLYVLP; encoded by the coding sequence ATGGCTAACACGCACACGTACTCCCGCAGGGAAGAGGTGGCCAATGCGATCACGCATGGCATCGGCACGGTTCTCAGCATTGCAGCACTCGTGCTGCTGATTGTGTTCGCTTCATGGAAAGGGACAGCGATGCATGTCGTCAGTTTCACCATTTACGGGACGGCGATGCTGCTGCTGTACACCGCATCCACGCTTGTACACAGCTTTAGGGAAGGCAAGGTTAAGGACTTTTTTGAGGTGCTTGATCACTCGTTCATCTATGTGTTCATCGCCGGGACGTACACACCGCTAATGCTTCATACGATCGGCGGCAAGCTGGGCTGGACGCTGTTTGGCATCGTCTGGGGACTGGCCGTCGCAGGTGTTGTGTTCAAATCCTTTTTCGTCAAACGGTTCCTGTTCACCTCGACGATTTTGTACATTCTGATGGGTTGGATGGTCGTGTTTGCCTGGGGCCCCCTCACCGAAAGCCTTGCGCCGACCGGCTTGACCCTACTAATTGCTGGAGGTCTGAGCTACACGTTTGGGACGATCTTTTACATGTGGCGCAGCTTCCCTTACCATCATGCCGTTTGGCATTTATTCGTGCTCGCAGGCTCGGTTTTGCATTTCTTTACGATATTGCTATATGTTCTTCCTTAG